A DNA window from Salvelinus fontinalis isolate EN_2023a chromosome 28, ASM2944872v1, whole genome shotgun sequence contains the following coding sequences:
- the LOC129826161 gene encoding P2X purinoceptor 4-like yields MGGCSSQSCHRCFFEYETERMIVVKSKVVGSVFRLIQFLILFYVIGYVCVVQKSYQETDSVISSVTTKVKGTGFTNTSDLGARVWDVADYNIPPQGESSFFVLTNMIVTPNQTQSTCPELPNQSTICMSDSDCLEGSNDVRGNGIQTGLCMNYSETVKTCEVLSWCPLEIDINLPEHALLVAAEDFTVLIKNSVTYPKFNFHKRNILPDVNSSYLKQCEFNRKTDPDCPIFRLKDMVSEAEEDFQTMAIRGGVLGIMIDWSCDLDWPEHYCGPKYSFRRLDNKIPENNVAPGYNFRFAKYYKTTDGRETRTLIKAYGIRFDVIVFGTAGKFNMVPTIVNVGAGLSFLSLVNAVCNWFLLTCTKKRDYYSKHKFTYLDNTDDNAGEPLGETTYGTR; encoded by the exons ATGGGTGGCTGTAGCTCTCAGAGCTGCCACCGCTGTTTCTTTGAATATGAAACTGAAAGAATGATTGTGGTGAAGAGCAAAGTAGTGGGATCCGTCTTCAGATTAATCCAGTTTCTGATCCTCTTTTATGTGATTGG GTATGTCTGTGTGGTGCAAAAGTCCTACCAGGAAACAGACTCAGTGATCAGTTCTGTCACAACCAAGGTGAAGGGCACTGGCTTCACCAACACCTCTGATCTGGGCGCCCGTGTGTGGGACGTGGCTGATTACAACATCCCCCCTCAG GGTGAGAGTTCTTTCTTTGTGTTGACCAACATGATTGTCACCCCCAATCAAACTCAATCGACCTGTCCCGAG CTCCCAAACCAATCCACCATTTGCATGTCAGACAGTGACTGCTTAGAGGGATCCAATGATGTTCGTGGAAACG GTATCCAGACAGGGCTATGCATGAACTACTCAGAGACTGTCAAAACATGTGAAGTGCTATCTTGGTGTCCTCTTGAAATAGACATCAACTTACCCGA ACATGCACTGCTGGTTGCAGCAGAGGACTTCACGGTGCTAATCAAAAACAGTGTGACATACCCCAAATTCAACTTTCACAA AAGAAACATTTTGCCTGATGTTAACTCCTCATATCTGAAGCAATGTGAATTCAATCGCAAAACAGACCCTGACTGTCCCATCTTCCGCCTTAAAGACATGGTCTCTGAAGCTGAggaggactttcagaccatggcAATCAGG GGTGGTGTTCTTGGGATTATGATTGACTGGAGCTGTGACCTGGACTGGCCTGAACATTACTGTGGCCCTAAGTACTCCTTCCGCAGGCTAGACAACAAAATCCCTGAAAACAATGTGGCCCCTGGATACAACTttag GTTTGCCAAATACTACAAAACCACAGATGGTAGGGAAACAAGAACCTTGATCAAAGCATATGGAATCCGATTTGATGTCATTGTATTTGGAACG GCAGGTAAATTCAACATGGTTCCGACCATAGTGAATGTAGGTGCAGGGCTTTCGTTTCTCTCTTTG GTGAATGCAGTTTGTAACTGGTTTCTCCTGACATGCACAAAGAAAAGAGATTACTACAGCAAACACAAATTCACATATCTGGACAACACTGATGACAATGCTGGTGAACCT CTGGGAGAAACAACGTATGGGACCCGGTAG
- the LOC129826160 gene encoding P2X purinoceptor 4-like isoform X2, with the protein MMLWHKEYQEHDYVVSSVTAKVKGVALTSLPDVGDIVWDVVDYSGPSQGKNSFFVVTNVIVTKKQRQGKCPEVPPYGKVCRTDEDCVKGFWDQHSHGVQTGACVKFDVTRKTCEVSAWCPIESKKKPPKPALLASAENFTVLIKNNIRFPNFNFMRRNILPEMTESYLKRCQFNRHTDSSCPIFRLGDIVKEAKENFSEMAVEGGVIGIQIEWDCNLDGFLRNCLPKYSFRRLDEKESNRTLYPGLNFRFARYQTEKGVEERTLFKAFGIRFDVMVFGKAGKFSIIQLIIFIGSTLSYYTLTTVFIDWLIGTSCYSKEARQNYSEKKVESVQDRQQCILCVSFVDENHIRVVKKSHKKSLQQVKPISVHPCKDDTGHLSAMVGVLQKANNIIDKPPQVLPRPNRPAWCLCGCCLPSTHPQEQLCCRQSIGCCITTSSLFEQLVLSRPLLDAVLLYREPLSDLTEGEQRIAALRNCAYRQYISWRIGAPPRESIPVMPSCSVWRIREEYPSQEGEYTV; encoded by the exons ATGATGCTCTGGCACAAGGAGTACCAAGAACACGACTATGTGGTCAGCTCTGTTACTGCTAAGGTCAAGGGAGTGGCCTTGACCAGTTTACCAGATGTTGGTGATATAGTATGGGACGTTGTGGATTACAGTGGGCcatcacag GGAAAGAATTCATTTTTCGTGGTGACCAATGTCATTGTTACAAAGAAACAAAGGCAAGGAAAATGCCCTGAG GTCCCtccttatggaaaagtgtgtcgGACAGACGAGGACTGTGTAAAGGGATTCTGGGATCAGCACAGTCATG GGGTTCAGACAGGTGCATGTGTGAAGTTTGATGTGACACGGAAAACATGTGAGGTGTCTGCGTGGTGCCCCATAGAGTCCAAGAAAAAGCCCCCCAA GCCTGCTCTCTTGGCATCAGCTGAGAACTTTACAGTCCTCATAAAAAACAACATCAGATTCCCCAACTTTAATTTCATGAG AAGGAACATCCTCCCTGAGATGACGGAAAGTTACCTGAAGCGCTGCCAGTTTAACAGGCATACAGACTCCTCATGCCCCATCTTCCGTCTGGGGGACATTGTAAAGGAGGCTAAAGAGAACTTCTCAGAGATGGCAGTTGAG GGTGGCGTCATTGGGATCCAAATTGAGTGGGATTGTAACCTGGATGGGTTCTTGCGGAACTGTCTGCCCAAATACTCCTTCCGCCGGCTGGATGAGAAGGAGAGCAATAGAACACTGTACCCTGGTCTCAACTTCAG GTTTGCCAGATATCAGACAGAGAAAGGTGTTGAGGAGAGAACCCTGTTTAAAGCATTTGGGATCAGGTTTGATGTCATGGTGTTTGGAAAG GCAGGAAAATTCAGCATAATCCAACTGATCATCTTTATTGGATCAACTCTATCATATTATACACTG ACCACTGTATTCATCGACTGGCTCATTGGGACCAGTTGTTACTCTAAAGAAGCCAGACAGAACTACTCAGAGAAGAAAGTTGAATCTGTTCAGGACAGACAGCAG TGCATTCTCTGTGTCTCGTTTGTGGACGAGAACCATATAAGAGTGGTGAAAAAATCACATAAGAAAAGTTTACAACAAGTGAAGCCCATCTCTGTTCACCCATGCAAG GACGACACAGGGCACCTGAGTGCCATGGTTGGTGTATTGCAGAAAGCCAACAACATCATAGACAAGCCGCCCCAGGTTCTCCCCCGGCCCAACCGTCCAGCCTGGTGTCTGTGTGGCTGCTGTCTCCCTTCCACCCATCCCCAGGAGCAGCTGTGCTGCAGGCAGAGCATTGGCTGCTGCATTACCACCTCCTCTCTGTTTGAACAGCTGGTGCTGAGTCGTCCCTTGTTGGACGCAGTGCTGCTGTACAGGGAGCCGCTCTCTGACCTGACCGAGGGGGAGCAACGGATCGCCGCCCTTCGCAACTGCGCCTACAGACAGTACATCAGCTGGAGAATTGGGGCCCCACCCAGAGAAAGTATCCCTGTCATGCCCAGTTGTAGTGTGTGGAGAATCAGAGAGGAGTACCCCAGCCAAGAAGGAGAGTACACTGTCTGA
- the LOC129826160 gene encoding P2X purinoceptor 4-like isoform X1, which yields MPCKLLNLCEYETHKLVRIQSVRLGSLKWTFNGVILMFICIMMLWHKEYQEHDYVVSSVTAKVKGVALTSLPDVGDIVWDVVDYSGPSQGKNSFFVVTNVIVTKKQRQGKCPEVPPYGKVCRTDEDCVKGFWDQHSHGVQTGACVKFDVTRKTCEVSAWCPIESKKKPPKPALLASAENFTVLIKNNIRFPNFNFMRRNILPEMTESYLKRCQFNRHTDSSCPIFRLGDIVKEAKENFSEMAVEGGVIGIQIEWDCNLDGFLRNCLPKYSFRRLDEKESNRTLYPGLNFRFARYQTEKGVEERTLFKAFGIRFDVMVFGKAGKFSIIQLIIFIGSTLSYYTLTTVFIDWLIGTSCYSKEARQNYSEKKVESVQDRQQCILCVSFVDENHIRVVKKSHKKSLQQVKPISVHPCKDDTGHLSAMVGVLQKANNIIDKPPQVLPRPNRPAWCLCGCCLPSTHPQEQLCCRQSIGCCITTSSLFEQLVLSRPLLDAVLLYREPLSDLTEGEQRIAALRNCAYRQYISWRIGAPPRESIPVMPSCSVWRIREEYPSQEGEYTV from the exons ATGCCTTGTAAACTGCTAAATCTATGTGAGTATGAAACACATAAACTGGTCCGAATACAAAGTGTAAGGCTGGGATCGCTGAAATGGACATTTAACGGAGTCATACTGATGTTCATCTG CATTATGATGCTCTGGCACAAGGAGTACCAAGAACACGACTATGTGGTCAGCTCTGTTACTGCTAAGGTCAAGGGAGTGGCCTTGACCAGTTTACCAGATGTTGGTGATATAGTATGGGACGTTGTGGATTACAGTGGGCcatcacag GGAAAGAATTCATTTTTCGTGGTGACCAATGTCATTGTTACAAAGAAACAAAGGCAAGGAAAATGCCCTGAG GTCCCtccttatggaaaagtgtgtcgGACAGACGAGGACTGTGTAAAGGGATTCTGGGATCAGCACAGTCATG GGGTTCAGACAGGTGCATGTGTGAAGTTTGATGTGACACGGAAAACATGTGAGGTGTCTGCGTGGTGCCCCATAGAGTCCAAGAAAAAGCCCCCCAA GCCTGCTCTCTTGGCATCAGCTGAGAACTTTACAGTCCTCATAAAAAACAACATCAGATTCCCCAACTTTAATTTCATGAG AAGGAACATCCTCCCTGAGATGACGGAAAGTTACCTGAAGCGCTGCCAGTTTAACAGGCATACAGACTCCTCATGCCCCATCTTCCGTCTGGGGGACATTGTAAAGGAGGCTAAAGAGAACTTCTCAGAGATGGCAGTTGAG GGTGGCGTCATTGGGATCCAAATTGAGTGGGATTGTAACCTGGATGGGTTCTTGCGGAACTGTCTGCCCAAATACTCCTTCCGCCGGCTGGATGAGAAGGAGAGCAATAGAACACTGTACCCTGGTCTCAACTTCAG GTTTGCCAGATATCAGACAGAGAAAGGTGTTGAGGAGAGAACCCTGTTTAAAGCATTTGGGATCAGGTTTGATGTCATGGTGTTTGGAAAG GCAGGAAAATTCAGCATAATCCAACTGATCATCTTTATTGGATCAACTCTATCATATTATACACTG ACCACTGTATTCATCGACTGGCTCATTGGGACCAGTTGTTACTCTAAAGAAGCCAGACAGAACTACTCAGAGAAGAAAGTTGAATCTGTTCAGGACAGACAGCAG TGCATTCTCTGTGTCTCGTTTGTGGACGAGAACCATATAAGAGTGGTGAAAAAATCACATAAGAAAAGTTTACAACAAGTGAAGCCCATCTCTGTTCACCCATGCAAG GACGACACAGGGCACCTGAGTGCCATGGTTGGTGTATTGCAGAAAGCCAACAACATCATAGACAAGCCGCCCCAGGTTCTCCCCCGGCCCAACCGTCCAGCCTGGTGTCTGTGTGGCTGCTGTCTCCCTTCCACCCATCCCCAGGAGCAGCTGTGCTGCAGGCAGAGCATTGGCTGCTGCATTACCACCTCCTCTCTGTTTGAACAGCTGGTGCTGAGTCGTCCCTTGTTGGACGCAGTGCTGCTGTACAGGGAGCCGCTCTCTGACCTGACCGAGGGGGAGCAACGGATCGCCGCCCTTCGCAACTGCGCCTACAGACAGTACATCAGCTGGAGAATTGGGGCCCCACCCAGAGAAAGTATCCCTGTCATGCCCAGTTGTAGTGTGTGGAGAATCAGAGAGGAGTACCCCAGCCAAGAAGGAGAGTACACTGTCTGA